Proteins from a single region of Sneathiella aquimaris:
- a CDS encoding class I SAM-dependent methyltransferase, protein MDISRDQIKQAIIDAGSSDEAFFHFPEKKDGLYLQQDPDEYADFVHFMATKMPPAKFSLDIGIASGGQTKFLRDYYPVEKTIVLDIGEHEAFVHWERIKPMVKTNLVLELIMDSHIKEARKALLPYQGQIDFTFIDGDHSYKGLMQDIELAKEIVKDGCTFVFHDTGAVPDCVRVFKELQKDPDFEMLANFDTRFGISVWKYTAVNGPKTGWRKKVANLFS, encoded by the coding sequence GTGGACATATCACGCGATCAAATTAAGCAGGCTATCATTGATGCAGGGTCTTCAGATGAAGCCTTTTTCCATTTTCCTGAAAAGAAGGATGGGTTGTACCTGCAGCAAGATCCAGATGAATATGCTGATTTCGTACATTTTATGGCAACTAAAATGCCTCCAGCCAAATTCAGTCTGGATATTGGTATCGCATCAGGCGGCCAAACGAAATTTCTCCGCGATTATTATCCGGTTGAAAAAACAATCGTTCTTGATATCGGCGAGCATGAAGCGTTTGTTCATTGGGAACGCATCAAGCCAATGGTTAAAACAAACCTTGTGCTTGAACTGATCATGGATTCTCACATCAAAGAAGCCCGAAAGGCGCTTCTTCCCTATCAGGGGCAGATCGACTTCACCTTTATTGATGGTGATCACAGCTATAAAGGATTGATGCAGGATATTGAACTTGCCAAGGAAATTGTGAAGGATGGATGCACCTTCGTTTTCCATGACACTGGTGCTGTTCCAGATTGCGTTCGCGTGTTCAAAGAACTTCAAAAAGACCCGGATTTCGAAATGCTGGCCAATTTTGATACCCGCTTTGGTATTTCTGTATGGAAATATACCGCGGTCAATGGTCCTAAAACGGGCTGGCGCAAAAAGGTGGCGAACCTGTTCTCCTGA
- a CDS encoding glycosyltransferase family 2 protein — protein sequence MSLISIGMPLYNAEKYVAEALGSLLKQTHTDFEIIISDNGSTDRTQEIVASFAEKDDRIKIFKQSENLGPLRNFQFVLHQAQGEYFLWRSYDDWSDDHYLERLSSALDKNTDAELAVARLVQDNGTRQRIAGHELDYDGFDGRLLTRMYLLKSSHASWMYGLFRRNAVKTAIDAVLDTYPHVWAWDYLVLFPFALKGTITTDYSTTFFQRETGISSSVFRPKTAGAQIRLANDFYRFCQRQLRLCEIGFFQTLWMSVYLLKFTSSRTEKFSRTLRILLRLRKP from the coding sequence GTGTCCCTGATCTCGATTGGTATGCCGCTTTATAATGCGGAAAAATATGTTGCAGAAGCGCTGGGCAGCTTGCTGAAACAGACGCATACTGATTTCGAGATCATTATCTCTGACAATGGCTCAACAGACCGAACACAAGAGATTGTTGCCAGCTTTGCGGAAAAAGATGATCGGATTAAAATTTTCAAACAGTCAGAAAATCTGGGTCCTTTGCGAAATTTTCAATTTGTCCTTCATCAGGCGCAAGGAGAGTATTTTCTTTGGCGCTCTTATGATGATTGGTCTGACGATCACTACCTGGAACGGCTGTCATCGGCACTGGATAAAAATACGGATGCGGAACTGGCCGTTGCAAGGCTGGTTCAAGACAATGGCACTCGGCAGCGAATAGCCGGGCATGAACTTGATTATGACGGCTTTGATGGTCGCCTGCTCACACGAATGTATTTGCTTAAATCATCTCATGCCAGTTGGATGTACGGCCTGTTTCGGCGGAATGCTGTCAAAACAGCGATTGATGCGGTGCTGGATACATATCCGCATGTCTGGGCGTGGGATTATCTTGTCTTGTTTCCGTTTGCCCTGAAGGGCACGATTACGACGGATTATTCGACCACTTTTTTCCAGCGGGAAACCGGCATTTCCAGTAGTGTTTTTCGTCCCAAAACAGCAGGGGCTCAAATCAGACTGGCAAATGATTTTTACAGATTTTGCCAACGGCAGTTAAGGCTTTGTGAAATTGGTTTTTTCCAAACCCTTTGGATGTCGGTTTACCTATTGAAATTTACCAGCAGCCGAACGGAAAAATTCTCTCGAACGCTTCGAATTTTATTGCGTTTACGCAAACCCTAA
- a CDS encoding NAD-dependent epimerase/dehydratase family protein, which produces MKKCLITGATGYLGRHVISSLLGDGYEVLAVGRSAAPQFLEQNGLTYFELDLQDTDAVSEFLSTHKPSYLVHLAWEATPGKFWHSPDNFNWVSASSHLLKNFVEAGGERAMLAGSCAEYKWGNEPLHETRTPRHPTTYYSVSKCAFHDMAQVIAKDISVVWGRIFFPYGPDEAAAKLVSHIYSTIKNDELPTFQTPDRAIDLVHVADVAAAFNRVLASDLEGAVNIGSGVAMLPDEIALICASLLGKQDLITALQKRASETTASVSVMGDTHRLKSVLKDTDIRSFEQGLKSYLESR; this is translated from the coding sequence TTGAAGAAATGTCTGATTACCGGTGCAACAGGTTATCTGGGACGCCATGTGATAAGCAGTCTGCTCGGCGATGGCTATGAGGTGCTGGCCGTTGGGCGTTCTGCTGCGCCGCAGTTTTTGGAGCAGAACGGTCTGACATATTTTGAGCTGGATCTGCAGGACACAGACGCCGTTTCTGAATTCCTCTCGACCCATAAACCCAGTTATTTAGTTCATCTGGCCTGGGAGGCGACACCCGGAAAATTCTGGCATTCACCCGATAATTTTAACTGGGTCTCAGCCAGCTCGCATCTTTTGAAGAATTTTGTAGAAGCGGGCGGTGAGCGGGCTATGCTTGCTGGGAGCTGCGCCGAATATAAATGGGGAAATGAGCCTCTTCACGAGACCCGTACTCCCCGTCATCCCACAACCTATTATTCCGTCTCTAAATGCGCGTTTCACGATATGGCCCAGGTGATCGCGAAAGATATTTCGGTGGTCTGGGGACGGATCTTTTTCCCCTATGGGCCGGATGAAGCGGCGGCAAAGCTGGTCTCGCATATCTATTCCACCATTAAAAATGATGAACTCCCGACGTTTCAAACACCAGACAGAGCGATTGATCTCGTTCATGTTGCAGATGTTGCCGCTGCATTTAATCGCGTGCTGGCAAGCGACTTGGAAGGGGCCGTTAATATTGGCTCAGGCGTTGCCATGCTCCCAGACGAAATTGCGCTTATCTGTGCCTCTTTATTGGGTAAGCAGGATCTAATAACTGCTTTGCAGAAACGCGCTTCCGAGACAACAGCATCGGTATCCGTTATGGGCGATACACACCGGTTGAAATCTGTTTTAAAAGACACTGACATTCGGTCTTTTGAGCAGGGGCTTAAATCCTATCTGGAAAGCCGCTAA
- the rfbC gene encoding dTDP-4-dehydrorhamnose 3,5-epimerase, with protein MIFTETKIPGAWLLESQRHEDERGYFTRTFCRQEFLDHGLDFSPVQSNISYNRERLTLRGLHFHAAPFEETKLVRCTSGRVFDVAVDLRPQSPAYGQWFGIELSRENGRGFFIPAGCAHGFLTLQEHTEVSYQMSPEFEPGHDMGIRWDDPSINIQWPATPRVISEKDQALPFLV; from the coding sequence ATGATCTTTACTGAAACAAAAATTCCGGGTGCGTGGCTTTTAGAATCGCAACGGCATGAAGATGAACGAGGGTATTTTACCCGCACGTTCTGCCGTCAGGAGTTTTTGGATCACGGGCTGGATTTTTCACCTGTTCAAAGTAACATTTCCTATAACAGGGAACGCCTGACATTGCGGGGGTTGCATTTCCATGCCGCACCGTTTGAAGAAACAAAGCTGGTTCGCTGTACGTCTGGGCGAGTGTTCGACGTGGCGGTTGATTTACGGCCTCAGTCACCGGCGTATGGACAGTGGTTTGGAATAGAGCTTAGCCGGGAAAATGGTCGCGGTTTTTTTATTCCAGCCGGGTGCGCCCACGGGTTTTTGACGCTGCAAGAACATACCGAGGTGAGTTACCAGATGAGCCCTGAGTTTGAACCCGGGCATGATATGGGTATTCGCTGGGATGATCCGTCGATTAATATTCAATGGCCCGCGACACCTCGCGTGATTTCTGAAAAAGATCAGGCCTTGCCGTTTCTGGTATAA